The proteins below are encoded in one region of Festucalex cinctus isolate MCC-2025b chromosome 2, RoL_Fcin_1.0, whole genome shotgun sequence:
- the mib2 gene encoding E3 ubiquitin-protein ligase MIB2 isoform X3, with the protein MGIGSSFAPRSDKIFTIRVSLAPRQNLPRFILKGIFQGVKVVRGPDWDWGNQDGGEGKVGKVVDIRGWDTESGRSVASVTWTNGTTNVYRMGHKGKVDLKYVSDGQGGFYYKDHLPVLGEHAELQRQESADGHSFQQGDKVKCLLEVDILRQMQEGHGGWNPKMAEYICRIGTVHRITDRGDIRVQYSNNIRWTFHPGALTKVNTFGVGELVRVLEDIDGVKRLQAGHGEWTDSMSPVLGQVGKVLKVYADGDLRVAFGGQTWTFNPACLSGQTVEVDANLMTAENPNESGSTVISVLEKLLSQSAEQDNPNRLVIEAAHGSATKVKELLQKYPDKVDIKNQGKTALQVAAHQGHMDVVKALLQANSAVEVKDEDGDTALHYTAFGNQAEIARLLLSKGANVNLLNNSMCTALHIAVNKGFTDVVRVLTEHSADVNLQDSYGDTPLHDAVAKDFRNIIEILVVVPNIDFTQQNHRGFNLLHHAALKGNKLATEKILGRARQLVDVKKEDGFSALHLASLNNHRDVAEILIKEGRCDINIRNNRNQTPLQLAVTQGHTDLIQLLVVEGADVNMEDEDGDTAMHVALLRPQLANVMLGPAVGSSSSSSSTAEESGDGCASTSLYCRLNASGLLGNTELSVGTAVACFLAQEGADISYANHKGKSPLDLVADGTMVQLIKSFSEKFRLQRLQAITCGQGPSAANLRRVHTTPNTMTNLVLPTLPGPSECLICSELALLVLFCPCQHSVACEECAHRMKKCIKCQVTITKKIRQDQTEVDCSPGAENSEQHNLLEQLQSRYRQMEERITCPICIDNQIKLVFQCGHASCIDCSAVLKTCPICRQTIRERIQLFV; encoded by the exons AGTAAGCTTGGCACCAAGGCAGAACCTCCCACGTTTCATCCTCAAAGGAATCTTCCAGGGGGTTAAGGTGGTTCGTGGACCTGACTGGGACTGGGGCAACCAAGACG GCGGGGAGGGTAAGGTTGGGAAGGTAGTGGACATTCGAGGCTGGGATACTGAATCTGGCCGCAGCGTGGCTAGTGTGACCTGGACTAATGGCACCACCAATGTCTACCGAATGGGGCATAAGGGCAAGGTGGACCTCAAATATGTGTCTGATGGTCAAGGAGGCTTCTACTACAAAGACCACTTGCCAGTACTTG GAGAGCATGCAGAGCTGCAGCGCCAGGAGAGTGCTGATGGCCACTCTTTCCAGCAGGGTGACAAGGTCAAATGTCTCTTGGAGGTGGACATTTTGCGACAGATGCAGGAGGGCCATGGGGGATGGAATCCCAAAATGGCAGAG TACATTTGCCGGATCGGGACAGTTCATAGAATCACTGACCGGGGAGACATCAGAGTCCAGTACAGCAACAACATCCGCTGGACTTTTCATCCAGGTGCCCTGACCAAG GTGAACACATTTGGGGTTGGCGAATTAGTGCGAGTATTGGAGGACATAGATGGTGTCAAGAGGCTGCAGGCCGGCCATGGAGAATGGACAGACAGCATGTCTCCC GTGCTTGGCCAGGTTGGTAAGGTGCTGAAAGTCTATGCAGATGGTGACCTGCGTGTGGCGTTTGGAGGCCAGACGTGGACGTTCAACCCAGCGTGTCTCTCAGGCCAGACTGTGGAGGTGGACGCCAACCTCATGACGGCTGAGAACCCCAACGAATCTGGAA GTACAGTCATTTCTGTATTGGAGAAACTGCTGTCTCAGTCCGCAGAGCAGGACAATCCCAACCGGCTTGTCATTGAGGCAGCGCACGGCAGTGCCACTAAAGTCAAAGAGTTGTTGCAGAAATATCCTGATAAG GTGGATATCAAGAACCAGGGCAAGACTGCACTGCAGGTCGCTGCACACCAAGGCCACATGGACGTGGTGAAGGCCCTGCTCCAGGCCAACAGTGCCGTTGAAGTCAAGGATGAAGATGGAGACACGGCATTACACTACACTGCCTTTGG CAACCAGGCAGAGATTGCACGGCTACTGTTGAGTAAAGGAGCAAATGTTAACCTCTTGAACAACTCCATGTGTACGGCACTCCACATTGCTGTCAACAAGGGCTTCACAGATGTCGTGCGCGTGCTCACTGAACATTCAGCCGATGTTAATCTCCAG GATTCCTATGGGGACACACCTCTACACGATGCCGTTGCTAAAGATTTCCGCAATATCATCGAGATCCTGGTTGTGGTGCCCAACATTGATTTCACTCAACAGAACCACAGAGGATTCAACCTCTTGCACCATGCTGCACTCAAAGGAAACAAACT GGCCACGGAGAAGATTCTAGGCCGAGCACGACAGTTGGTGGACGTTAAGAAGGAGGACGGCTTTTCTGCCTTGCATCTGGCCTCCCTCAATAATCACCGTGACGTTGCTGAGATCCTCATTAAGGAG GGACGCTGTGACATCAACATCCGGAACAACCGCAACCAGACGCCGCTGCAGCTGGCGGTGACGCAGGGCCACACCGATCTGATTCAGCTCCTGGTGGTGGAAGGCGCCGACGTGAACATGGAGGATGAGGACGGCGACACCGCCATGCATGTGGCCCTGCTGCGACCACAGCTGGCCAATGTGATGCTAGGCCCCGCCGtgggaagcagcagcagcagcagcagcaccgcAGAAGAGAGCGGTGACGGCTGTGCCTCAACATCTCTCTACTGCAGG CTGAATGCTTCGGGCCTTCTCGGGAATACTGAGCTCAGTGTTGGAACGGCGGTCGCTTGCTTCCTGGCGCAGGAGGGGGCCGACATCAGCTATGCCAACCACAAGGGGAAGAGCCCCCTGGACCTGGTGGCAGATGGCACCATGGTGCAGCTTATCAAAAGCTTCTCGGAGAAGTTCAG ATTGCAACGCCTGCAAGCGATAACCTGTGGCCAGGGCCCGAGCGCTGCTAACCTGCGCCGTGTTCACACGACGCCCAACACCATGACCAATCTGGTTCTTCCTACGCTGCCAGGACCCAGCGAATGCCTCATCTGCTCCGAACTGGCGTTGCTGGTTCTCTTCTGCCCCTGTCAACACAGTGTGGCCTGTGAAG AGTGTGCCCATCGAATGAAGAAATGCATTAAATGCCAAGTCACAATTACCAAGAAAATTCGACAGG ACCAAACCGAGGTGGACTGCAGCCCCGGTGCGGAGAACTCTGAGCAGCACAACCTGCTGGAGCAGCTGCAGTCTCGCTACCGGCAGATGGAGGAGCGCATCACTTGCCCCATCTGCATCGACAACCAAATCAAACTGGTCTTCCAGTGCGGACACGCCTCCTGCATCGACTGCAGCGCCGTGCTCAAAACCTGCCCCATCTGCCGGCAGACCATCCGCGAACGCATCCAGTTGTTCGTCTGA